The sequence below is a genomic window from Labilibaculum sp. DW002.
TTTGTTGTAGTAGAAACGATTGCTTTGGTGTGGTTTTTTATGCTACCATTACTTGGGGCTGGCGTAGCTGGTCTAAAAATGTCCTCAATGATGCCGATAATTACTTTAGTACGACATTTAGCTTATGCAATTCCTTTAATATTTTTAATTCAATACGAATTTAAAAAAGTAGCATAAGGCTTAAAATAATTGGATAAAAGGATGGTCAAGAAGATCATCTTTTTATTTTTATGTGTGTCTTGATCTGATATTGATTTGCTTTCAAAAAGCAATTGGTTATCTTTAGAATCATTCTAAACCACGCATACAAAAACTATGAACCAAATTATTGATGTAACAAAAATTGAGGATATTCTTCCAGAATACAGACATACTCCAATTGGATTATTGCTGGAATTTCATAATTTGAACCGACCATTTGCTGAATATTCTGAGGCTCAGCTTCTCGTTGGAATGTGTATGGATAATCGAAAACATCTACATATTCCAGAAAATTTCTCTTACATTATACGATCTGGAGGAGCTAATCTTCGTTACAGTGAATTTAAGGTGTCTTACGCAATCTCTGTTGGCGGAATTAAACACATTGCACTAATTGGACACAATAATTGTGGTATGGTTAATTTACATGCCAGAAAAGGGGAGTTTATAGATGGCTTGGTTAATACTGCTGGATGGACCCAGGAAAGAGCCGAAG
It includes:
- a CDS encoding carbonic anhydrase, with protein sequence MNQIIDVTKIEDILPEYRHTPIGLLLEFHNLNRPFAEYSEAQLLVGMCMDNRKHLHIPENFSYIIRSGGANLRYSEFKVSYAISVGGIKHIALIGHNNCGMVNLHARKGEFIDGLVNTAGWTQERAEEHFGNFAPMFEIGNALEFVVNEAKRLRVKYPKIVVAPLFYDVDNNKLYMIKE